One segment of Mycolicibacterium neworleansense DNA contains the following:
- a CDS encoding cytochrome P450, with amino-acid sequence MLDDAVSISGVDLTDPAVYEAGVPLAAFRELRRRAPVAWHPYQDGAGFWALTGYDEVLAVSRDSATWSSARTGVLFDVPLPENSYQLELMMLTMDPPRHSALRTLVSKGFTPRHVAQLRERLGFLATEIVDGVLDRGECEFVSDVAGALPSYVIAELLGISHEDGRRLYYLTEAMNSEHVGEATDLVLQAQLEMFEYASALAQRKRADPGDDIATALLNAEVDGRHLTDLEFNMFFLLMINAGGDTTRNLVSAGTLTLLEHPEELARLTADPGLLSSAVEEMLRYVSPVTAFTRTATKDTELHGVRIAEGQRVAMFFPSANRDESQFCDPDRFDIGRNPNPHLAFGGGGTHFCLGANLARVEARAIFPEILNRMKDLEVAGPVERVRSNLMNGIHSMPVRFTAA; translated from the coding sequence ATGCTCGACGATGCGGTCAGCATCAGCGGTGTTGACCTGACCGATCCGGCGGTCTACGAGGCCGGTGTGCCGCTGGCGGCATTCCGGGAACTTAGGCGGCGGGCGCCGGTCGCATGGCATCCGTACCAGGATGGGGCGGGGTTCTGGGCGCTCACGGGATATGACGAGGTCCTCGCGGTGTCGCGGGACAGCGCGACGTGGTCCTCGGCGCGGACCGGGGTACTCTTCGACGTTCCGCTGCCGGAGAATTCGTATCAGCTCGAGCTCATGATGCTGACGATGGATCCACCGCGGCACAGCGCTCTCCGGACGCTGGTCAGCAAGGGCTTCACCCCTCGGCATGTCGCCCAGTTGCGCGAGCGGCTGGGATTCCTGGCCACCGAGATCGTGGACGGGGTGCTCGATCGCGGCGAGTGTGAATTCGTGTCCGACGTCGCCGGTGCCCTGCCGTCGTACGTGATCGCCGAACTCCTCGGCATCTCGCATGAGGACGGGCGCCGTCTGTATTACCTGACCGAGGCCATGAATTCGGAGCATGTGGGCGAAGCCACGGACCTCGTCCTTCAGGCGCAGCTGGAGATGTTCGAGTACGCGTCGGCACTGGCGCAACGCAAGCGCGCCGACCCAGGCGACGACATCGCGACCGCTCTGCTCAATGCCGAGGTGGATGGCCGGCACCTCACCGACCTCGAGTTCAACATGTTCTTCCTGTTGATGATCAACGCCGGGGGAGACACCACCCGCAACCTGGTTTCGGCGGGCACCTTGACCCTGCTCGAGCACCCGGAGGAACTCGCCCGGCTGACGGCCGACCCCGGGCTGCTGTCCAGCGCGGTCGAAGAGATGCTCCGCTACGTCAGCCCGGTGACCGCCTTCACCCGCACGGCAACGAAAGATACTGAACTGCACGGTGTTCGCATCGCCGAAGGGCAGCGGGTGGCGATGTTCTTCCCGTCGGCCAATCGCGACGAATCGCAATTCTGCGACCCCGACCGTTTCGACATCGGCCGAAACCCGAACCCACACCTGGCTTTCGGCGGTGGGGGGACACACTTCTGCCTCGGCGCGAACCTGGCCCGCGTCGAGGCCAGGGCCATCTTCCCCGAAATCCTGAACCGGATGAAGGATCTCGAGGTCGCCGGGCCCGTAGAGCGGGTGCGCTCGAATCTGATGAACGGCATCCACTCGATGCCGGTGCGCTTCACCGCGGCGTGA
- a CDS encoding class I adenylate-forming enzyme family protein — protein MTQPPLTIPALLHRGIAEFGESVYLITPTDRLTYREAEQRSAHLARWLLHEGVGKGTRVGLLFPNGAEWVTWWLAVSRIGAVAVPLSTLYTPAEIAKVLRLADIGLLIAPSAVLNIDVADRLEAALPELAGQSTSRLALRAAPYLRRIALTGTVTRPWASLGCDDTADVVPVEVLTAAEAEVSAADLAIMVHTSGSTADPKGVLHTHGTLVRQTSTWPAAIRAITGTQDRSRILCAMPFFWIGGLLAVTGALHEPVTLVVMPKLDPETALDLAERERITGIVGWPAFTQKLREHPSFAERDLSSAPMLRDGPLDIAMTDVPDGFPVHRTMSETAGGFVFTDMAIVDEHGSPVAPGETGELLVRGIGVMAGYNKRERSDTFDADGWYHTGDKVYRRDGDPRLFYVGRTTDLIKAAGANVSPLEVEAVIAESASVAQCVVVGIDDPQRGEEVCAVVVPTAELDLAALAAYAREQLSAYKVPTRWALVASDRIPTLPSGKFDRKTLRQLIIDGELETARLQSARRSDG, from the coding sequence GTGACGCAACCCCCGCTGACCATTCCCGCGCTGCTGCACCGCGGCATCGCCGAGTTCGGTGAGTCCGTCTACCTCATCACTCCCACCGATCGGCTCACCTACCGCGAGGCCGAGCAACGGTCCGCGCACCTGGCGCGGTGGCTGCTGCACGAAGGGGTCGGCAAGGGCACGCGCGTCGGCCTGTTGTTCCCGAACGGCGCCGAGTGGGTGACATGGTGGCTGGCGGTGTCGCGGATCGGGGCGGTCGCAGTTCCGCTGAGCACGCTGTATACACCCGCCGAGATCGCAAAGGTGTTGCGCCTGGCCGACATCGGACTACTCATCGCCCCCAGCGCGGTGCTGAACATCGATGTCGCCGACCGGTTGGAGGCGGCGCTGCCCGAACTGGCCGGCCAGTCCACCAGCCGACTGGCCCTGCGCGCCGCACCCTACCTGCGTCGCATCGCCCTGACCGGCACCGTCACCCGGCCGTGGGCATCGCTCGGGTGCGATGACACCGCCGACGTCGTGCCGGTCGAGGTGCTTACCGCCGCGGAAGCCGAGGTGTCGGCCGCCGACCTCGCCATCATGGTGCACACGTCCGGGTCCACTGCCGACCCCAAGGGGGTCCTGCACACCCACGGGACGCTGGTACGCCAGACCTCGACCTGGCCGGCAGCCATCCGGGCGATCACCGGCACACAGGACCGGTCCCGCATCCTGTGCGCCATGCCGTTCTTCTGGATCGGCGGACTGCTCGCGGTCACCGGCGCCCTGCACGAGCCCGTCACGCTGGTGGTCATGCCCAAACTCGATCCGGAAACCGCACTGGATCTCGCTGAGCGGGAACGGATCACCGGCATCGTGGGCTGGCCCGCGTTCACCCAGAAGCTGCGTGAGCATCCGTCGTTCGCCGAACGTGACCTGAGCAGTGCACCGATGCTGCGCGACGGCCCGCTGGACATCGCCATGACGGATGTGCCCGACGGATTCCCGGTGCACCGCACCATGTCTGAGACCGCGGGTGGATTCGTCTTCACCGACATGGCCATCGTCGACGAACACGGATCCCCCGTTGCGCCCGGAGAAACCGGCGAACTACTCGTCCGCGGTATCGGCGTGATGGCCGGGTACAACAAGCGGGAGCGGTCGGACACGTTCGACGCCGACGGCTGGTACCACACCGGCGACAAGGTGTACCGCCGCGACGGCGATCCCCGACTGTTCTACGTCGGACGGACCACCGACCTGATCAAGGCCGCCGGGGCCAACGTCTCGCCGTTGGAAGTCGAGGCCGTCATCGCCGAATCCGCCTCTGTGGCCCAGTGTGTGGTCGTCGGTATCGACGACCCGCAGCGCGGTGAGGAAGTCTGTGCGGTCGTGGTGCCCACCGCGGAACTCGACCTGGCAGCCCTGGCCGCCTACGCCCGGGAACAACTGTCGGCCTACAAGGTGCCGACGCGATGGGCATTGGTCGCCAGTGACCGGATCCCGACCCTGCCGAGCGGAAAGTTCGACCGGAAGACCCTGCGGCAGTTGATCATCGACGGAGAGCTGGAGACGGCCCGGCTTCAGTCCGCACGGCGGTCCGACGGGTGA
- a CDS encoding DUF899 domain-containing protein: protein MKNPPIVPPTEWQAALKEMLVKEKEFTRARDKLAAQRRRMPWTPVEKDYEFEGPEGSATLLDLFAGRRQLIVYRAFLDPGVDDWPEHGCVGCSLMADHIGNLAHLNARATTLVYASRGSQADIERIKTRMGWNHPWYTMVPRPGAEFDVDFDVDQWHGTNAFIRDGDRIFRTYFIDNRGDEAFVNTWNFLDMTALGRQETWEDSPPGYPQTKAYEWWSWHDTYPEHEPSRWFGDPDPDNPRDPRPPRDDCPACGGH, encoded by the coding sequence GTGAAGAATCCACCGATCGTGCCGCCGACGGAATGGCAAGCCGCACTGAAAGAAATGCTGGTCAAGGAGAAGGAATTCACCCGCGCACGGGACAAGCTCGCAGCACAGCGCCGGCGGATGCCATGGACGCCGGTGGAAAAGGACTACGAATTCGAAGGCCCCGAAGGCAGTGCCACCCTGCTCGACCTGTTCGCCGGGCGTCGTCAGCTGATCGTGTACCGCGCCTTTCTCGATCCGGGTGTGGACGACTGGCCAGAGCACGGTTGCGTCGGCTGTTCGTTGATGGCCGACCACATCGGCAACCTGGCCCACCTCAACGCCCGCGCCACCACGCTGGTCTACGCCTCTCGCGGGTCGCAGGCCGATATCGAACGGATCAAGACGCGCATGGGATGGAACCATCCCTGGTACACCATGGTTCCGCGACCTGGCGCGGAGTTCGACGTGGACTTCGACGTCGACCAATGGCACGGCACCAACGCGTTCATCCGCGACGGGGACCGGATCTTCCGTACCTATTTCATCGACAACCGGGGCGACGAGGCCTTCGTCAACACGTGGAACTTCCTGGACATGACCGCGCTCGGCCGGCAGGAGACCTGGGAGGATTCACCGCCGGGATACCCGCAGACCAAGGCCTACGAGTGGTGGTCCTGGCACGACACCTACCCCGAGCATGAGCCCTCTCGGTGGTTCGGCGATCCCGACCCCGACAATCCGCGCGATCCACGCCCACCGCGTGACGACTGTCCCGCCTGCGGCGGTCACTGA
- a CDS encoding ArsR/SmtB family transcription factor yields MVEDQVLDRAYSALADSTRRRLLEALRQGDARISDLAAPLPMTFAGVSRHIGVLEAAGLVQREVRGREHWVSLKQDGLTMAQQWMTEQTEFWSTRADALAARLRRKAEPR; encoded by the coding sequence GTGGTTGAAGATCAAGTCCTGGACCGCGCGTACTCAGCCCTGGCCGATTCGACCCGTCGCCGCCTTCTGGAGGCTCTGCGTCAGGGCGATGCCCGCATCAGCGACCTCGCCGCCCCGTTGCCGATGACCTTCGCCGGCGTCTCGCGGCACATCGGGGTGTTGGAGGCCGCCGGTCTGGTGCAGCGCGAGGTCCGTGGCCGCGAACACTGGGTTTCGCTCAAGCAGGACGGTTTGACGATGGCTCAGCAGTGGATGACCGAGCAGACGGAGTTCTGGTCGACCCGCGCGGATGCCCTGGCCGCACGGTTGCGCCGTAAGGCGGAACCCCGATGA
- a CDS encoding SRPBCC family protein, with protein MTEAPTVRVRRLMPATPDVVFDEWLDPESLREWMCPRPVYCVEVAVEPREGGLVRFDIDDSGSSVLITGQFLMIDRPRVLRFTWSNSDWADPTVVSIVNVEFEPVGDGQTMMSIEHSLLPPEEFDNFHSGWTLTFEQLAARLEGAST; from the coding sequence ATGACCGAGGCGCCGACGGTCCGCGTGCGCCGCCTCATGCCCGCAACCCCCGATGTGGTGTTCGACGAATGGCTCGATCCTGAATCGCTGCGCGAGTGGATGTGCCCGCGGCCGGTGTACTGCGTCGAGGTGGCGGTCGAACCTCGGGAGGGTGGGCTCGTGCGGTTCGACATCGACGATTCCGGTTCGAGCGTGCTGATCACCGGACAGTTCCTGATGATCGACCGGCCCCGTGTGTTGCGGTTCACCTGGAGCAACTCGGACTGGGCCGACCCGACCGTGGTCAGCATCGTCAACGTCGAGTTCGAGCCGGTCGGCGACGGGCAAACCATGATGTCGATCGAGCATTCCCTTTTGCCGCCAGAGGAATTCGACAACTTCCACAGCGGGTGGACCCTCACGTTCGAGCAGCTGGCGGCCCGCCTCGAAGGCGCCTCGACCTAG
- a CDS encoding fatty acyl-AMP ligase, with product MESGAQIQYEAPAGLLRIEDCLDENGGIVLPPGTTLISLIDRNIAHVGDLVAYRYLDFSHATEEVIELTWTQLGVRLRAVAARLQQVAARGDRVAILAPQGLDYVVGFFAAIKAGNIAVPLFAPELQGHAERLETALLDSRPTTVLTTTAAAVAVREFLAKMPDSARPRVELIDEIPDSVGDDFTPIPVDPDDISHLQYTSGSTRPPVGVEITHRAVGTNLLQMILSIDLLNRNTHGLSWLPLYHDMGLSMIGFPAVYGGHSTLMSPTAFIRRPQRWIRAMSDASKHGRVITAAPNFAYEWTAQRGVPAAGEDIDLSNVVLIIGSEPVIPEVITAFNEAFAPHGLPPTAFKPSYGIAEATLLISTIAPAEQASVVYFDREQLALGRAVRVSAHAEGAVAHVSCGHPARSLWAVIVDPTTADGLAAELPDGEVGEIWLHGNNIGRGYWGRPEETQKTFGVSLHSRLASDSHAEGLPEHATWLRTGDLGVYFEGQFYVTGRMADLVRMGGRSHYPQDIEATVAEASPLVRRGYVTAFTVTPDAGADGDGAALVVIAERAAGTGRADPQEASEAIRAAVAHRHGLTVADLQFLPAGAIPRTTSGKLARVACRAEYLEGTLGVR from the coding sequence ATGGAAAGCGGCGCTCAGATTCAGTACGAAGCCCCGGCCGGCCTGCTCCGCATCGAGGACTGCCTGGACGAGAACGGCGGCATCGTGCTGCCCCCGGGCACCACCCTGATATCGCTGATCGACCGCAACATCGCTCACGTCGGAGACTTGGTCGCCTACCGCTATCTGGATTTCAGCCATGCCACCGAAGAGGTCATCGAGCTGACCTGGACGCAGCTGGGGGTCCGGCTCCGAGCTGTCGCGGCGCGGCTGCAGCAGGTCGCCGCCCGCGGTGACCGCGTCGCCATCCTGGCGCCCCAGGGTCTGGACTATGTAGTGGGCTTCTTCGCCGCGATCAAGGCGGGCAACATCGCCGTGCCGCTGTTCGCCCCGGAATTGCAGGGCCACGCCGAACGCCTCGAGACCGCGTTGCTCGATTCCCGCCCCACGACGGTGCTCACCACCACCGCCGCGGCCGTGGCCGTGCGGGAATTCCTGGCCAAGATGCCGGACTCCGCCCGCCCCCGGGTCGAGCTCATCGATGAGATACCCGATTCGGTGGGCGACGATTTCACCCCGATCCCGGTCGATCCGGACGACATCTCCCACCTGCAGTACACCTCGGGTTCGACGCGGCCGCCGGTGGGAGTGGAGATCACTCACCGTGCGGTCGGCACCAACCTGTTGCAGATGATCCTGTCCATCGACCTGCTGAACCGAAACACCCACGGCCTCAGTTGGTTACCGCTCTATCACGACATGGGCCTGTCGATGATCGGGTTTCCCGCGGTCTACGGCGGGCATTCGACGCTGATGTCACCGACGGCGTTCATCCGGCGTCCCCAAAGGTGGATCCGTGCGATGTCCGACGCCTCGAAGCACGGGCGCGTGATCACTGCCGCACCGAACTTCGCTTACGAGTGGACGGCCCAGCGCGGCGTGCCCGCTGCGGGGGAGGACATCGACCTGAGCAACGTGGTGCTAATCATCGGGTCGGAGCCGGTGATCCCCGAGGTGATAACGGCCTTCAACGAGGCGTTCGCGCCGCATGGGCTACCGCCGACCGCGTTCAAACCGTCGTACGGTATCGCCGAGGCGACGCTGCTGATCTCGACCATCGCACCGGCCGAGCAGGCTTCCGTGGTCTATTTCGACCGCGAGCAGCTTGCCCTCGGGCGGGCTGTCCGCGTCAGCGCACATGCCGAGGGCGCCGTCGCGCATGTGTCGTGTGGCCACCCGGCCCGCAGCCTGTGGGCGGTTATCGTCGACCCCACCACGGCCGATGGGCTCGCCGCGGAACTGCCTGACGGCGAAGTGGGCGAAATCTGGTTGCACGGCAACAACATCGGGCGTGGCTACTGGGGACGGCCTGAGGAGACTCAGAAGACATTCGGGGTGTCACTGCATTCGCGCCTTGCCTCAGATAGCCACGCCGAGGGGCTGCCGGAGCACGCCACCTGGCTGCGTACCGGCGATCTCGGCGTCTATTTCGAGGGGCAGTTCTACGTGACCGGGCGGATGGCGGACCTGGTTCGGATGGGCGGTCGCAGCCACTACCCACAGGACATCGAGGCGACCGTGGCGGAAGCCTCGCCGCTGGTCCGGCGCGGCTACGTCACGGCGTTCACCGTGACCCCGGATGCCGGCGCGGACGGTGACGGCGCCGCGCTGGTGGTCATCGCCGAACGGGCAGCCGGCACCGGTCGCGCCGACCCGCAGGAGGCGAGCGAGGCCATCCGGGCGGCGGTGGCCCACCGGCACGGATTGACCGTCGCTGATCTGCAGTTCCTGCCGGCGGGGGCGATTCCGCGGACCACGAGCGGCAAGCTGGCCCGGGTGGCCTGTCGCGCCGAATATCTGGAGGGCACATTGGGCGTGCGGTGA
- the cynS gene encoding cyanase produces MSRDEITAAIVEARLTKGLTWQQLADAIDKPVVWTVSALLGQHPIPAESGRIIVDLLGLDESVIPVLAAVPMRGGLPTAVPTDPTIYRFYEALQVYGGALKELIHEQFGDGIMSAINFSLDVQRKPHPAGDRVVVTFDGKFLPYDWTAAEK; encoded by the coding sequence ATGAGCAGAGACGAGATCACCGCCGCGATTGTGGAAGCCCGCCTGACCAAGGGTTTGACGTGGCAGCAGTTGGCCGATGCCATCGACAAGCCGGTGGTGTGGACGGTGTCCGCCCTGCTCGGGCAGCATCCGATCCCGGCCGAATCGGGGAGGATCATCGTGGACCTGCTGGGGCTGGACGAGTCGGTGATTCCGGTGCTGGCCGCGGTACCGATGCGCGGTGGATTGCCGACGGCGGTGCCCACCGATCCGACGATCTACCGGTTCTATGAGGCTCTCCAGGTCTACGGTGGCGCACTCAAGGAACTCATCCACGAGCAGTTCGGGGACGGGATCATGAGCGCCATCAACTTCAGCCTCGACGTGCAGCGCAAGCCGCACCCCGCCGGCGACCGCGTGGTGGTGACATTCGACGGTAAGTTCCTTCCGTACGACTGGACTGCCGCGGAGAAGTAG
- a CDS encoding maleylpyruvate isomerase N-terminal domain-containing protein — protein MSQFSDSWTALRLAVAGLAPQDFAQPSGCAGWLIRDLVCHLIIDAQDVLITLATPVGAEPTRSALTYWEVSGTPPDGADPLAALTVRLAAAYEDPALLKFHLDDVGSAAGRAADLADPAGRVATQGQVLTVADYLDAYVLEWTLHHLDLVAQLPTVAGPPTAGLARSRAMFEAITGVRFPATLADADALSVGTGRRDPTASEMAGLGEAAARLPFVLG, from the coding sequence GTGAGCCAGTTTTCGGATTCGTGGACGGCACTGCGGCTGGCGGTGGCCGGGCTGGCACCACAGGATTTCGCCCAGCCCTCCGGTTGTGCCGGATGGCTGATCCGAGATTTGGTGTGCCACCTCATCATTGATGCCCAGGACGTGTTGATCACACTGGCCACGCCCGTCGGTGCCGAACCGACCCGCAGTGCACTGACCTACTGGGAGGTGTCCGGCACACCTCCCGACGGTGCGGATCCCTTGGCCGCGCTGACCGTCCGGCTGGCCGCCGCATACGAGGATCCGGCGCTGCTCAAATTCCATCTCGACGACGTGGGTTCGGCTGCCGGCCGGGCGGCTGACCTGGCCGACCCGGCAGGGCGGGTGGCCACGCAGGGGCAGGTGCTCACCGTGGCCGACTACCTCGATGCCTACGTCCTGGAATGGACGCTGCATCACCTGGATCTGGTGGCACAGCTGCCGACGGTGGCCGGCCCGCCCACGGCGGGGCTGGCCCGGTCACGGGCGATGTTCGAGGCCATCACCGGTGTCCGGTTCCCGGCGACGCTCGCGGATGCGGACGCGTTGTCGGTCGGCACGGGCCGACGGGACCCCACGGCTTCGGAGATGGCCGGTCTCGGAGAGGCGGCCGCGCGGCTGCCGTTCGTCCTGGGCTGA
- a CDS encoding alcohol dehydrogenase catalytic domain-containing protein, which yields MSTHRAVHVQSSGGALELVDAQTVSPDRGQVRVAVAACGVCGTDQAIVNGGFPGMSWPVTPGHEIAGTIAEVGAGVTDFAVGDRVAIGWFGGHCGLCIPCRKGLFIHCEVGQIPSLHYPGGYAESVTVPANALARIPDELSFAEAAPMGCAGVTTYNALRHTRALPGDVVAVLGVGGLGHLGLQFAAAMGFETVAIARGPGKEADARSLGARHYIDSTAGDVSAALRDMGGAAVVLATVGNSQAMAETIGGLAPRGELVAIGVSADPLPISPVQLIQPALTISGHPSGTARDVEETMHFAVLSGVRARIEERPLAEAASAYAAMAQGQARYRMVLTN from the coding sequence ATGTCTACTCATCGAGCTGTACACGTTCAGTCCTCCGGCGGCGCCCTGGAACTCGTTGACGCGCAGACCGTCTCACCGGATCGGGGCCAGGTCCGGGTGGCCGTCGCCGCGTGCGGGGTCTGCGGTACCGATCAGGCCATCGTCAACGGTGGGTTCCCGGGTATGTCCTGGCCGGTGACCCCTGGCCACGAGATCGCGGGCACGATCGCCGAAGTCGGCGCCGGTGTCACCGATTTCGCGGTAGGGGACCGGGTCGCGATCGGCTGGTTCGGCGGACACTGCGGGCTCTGCATTCCGTGTCGCAAGGGCTTGTTCATCCACTGCGAGGTGGGTCAGATTCCCAGCCTGCATTACCCGGGCGGCTATGCGGAATCGGTGACGGTGCCGGCCAATGCGCTCGCCCGGATTCCCGATGAACTCTCTTTCGCCGAGGCCGCTCCGATGGGATGCGCGGGGGTGACGACCTACAACGCGCTTCGCCACACGCGAGCTCTTCCGGGAGACGTGGTTGCGGTGCTCGGCGTCGGCGGCCTGGGTCACCTCGGGCTGCAGTTCGCCGCCGCGATGGGCTTCGAGACGGTGGCGATCGCCCGAGGCCCCGGCAAGGAGGCGGACGCCCGTTCGCTGGGTGCCAGGCACTACATCGACTCGACCGCCGGCGATGTCAGCGCGGCGCTGCGTGACATGGGCGGCGCGGCCGTGGTCCTGGCCACCGTGGGCAACTCGCAGGCGATGGCGGAGACGATCGGCGGGCTCGCGCCGCGGGGCGAGCTGGTGGCAATCGGTGTCTCGGCCGATCCGCTGCCGATCAGTCCTGTGCAACTGATCCAGCCGGCGCTCACCATCTCCGGCCACCCGTCCGGAACGGCTCGCGACGTCGAGGAGACCATGCATTTCGCGGTGCTGTCGGGGGTCCGCGCCCGGATCGAGGAGCGTCCGCTGGCCGAGGCGGCGAGCGCCTACGCGGCGATGGCGCAGGGGCAGGCGCGCTACCGCATGGTCTTGACGAACTGA
- a CDS encoding alpha/beta hydrolase family esterase, whose protein sequence is MSWGAVGAAPASAAPLPSAQIDFGGMMRTYRLHLPAGGPPSGLVVNLHAAGSTGGEQAALTHYDGVADAYGFAVVYPDGIDYSWADGRGASVPDRQGVDDVGFISALVDRLVAENGIPRGRVYATGLSAGGFMANRLACDRADLFAAIAPVAGTLGTNVGCNPSRPVSVLASYGTADPIVPFNGGPMTGRGGGSTVLSGPAMVDRWRQINGCPAPSDEALPSTGDGTETHRIASDGCAAGTSVVFMRVDGGGHTWPGVPELLPAQAVGAASRAFDASDASAQFFASHGR, encoded by the coding sequence CTGTCCTGGGGCGCAGTCGGCGCCGCGCCCGCGTCGGCTGCACCCCTGCCATCGGCGCAGATCGACTTCGGCGGGATGATGCGCACGTACCGGCTGCACCTGCCGGCCGGTGGCCCGCCTTCGGGGCTGGTCGTCAATCTGCACGCCGCCGGTTCCACCGGGGGCGAGCAGGCGGCGCTCACCCACTACGACGGGGTCGCCGACGCGTACGGGTTCGCCGTCGTCTACCCCGACGGCATCGACTACAGCTGGGCCGACGGGCGCGGCGCCTCGGTGCCCGACCGGCAGGGGGTCGATGACGTGGGGTTCATCTCGGCCCTGGTCGACCGGCTCGTCGCTGAGAACGGCATTCCCCGGGGTCGGGTGTATGCCACAGGTCTGTCTGCCGGCGGATTCATGGCCAACCGGCTGGCGTGTGATCGTGCCGACCTGTTCGCGGCCATCGCCCCCGTCGCCGGCACGCTCGGCACAAACGTGGGCTGCAACCCCTCGAGGCCCGTGTCGGTTCTCGCCTCGTACGGCACGGCGGACCCCATCGTGCCGTTCAACGGTGGGCCGATGACCGGGCGCGGTGGAGGCAGCACGGTGCTGTCCGGTCCGGCAATGGTGGACCGGTGGCGCCAGATCAACGGCTGCCCGGCCCCGTCCGACGAGGCGCTGCCCAGCACCGGCGACGGCACCGAGACCCACCGCATCGCCTCCGATGGCTGCGCCGCGGGCACCTCGGTGGTGTTCATGCGGGTCGACGGTGGCGGGCACACCTGGCCGGGCGTGCCCGAGCTGCTTCCCGCGCAGGCTGTTGGCGCAGCCAGCCGGGCCTTCGACGCCTCGGATGCCTCGGCGCAGTTCTTCGCCTCGCACGGCCGGTAG
- a CDS encoding class I SAM-dependent methyltransferase family protein — MVDWHSWHDDYDRPDSALAHRLRAVQALIRQALDEAPAGPLHIVSLCAGQGRDLLEVLAEHPRRDDVRARLVELDPRNAAVAAEAVAEHRLSGIEVVTGNAALTDHYLDLVPADIVVACGIFGNITDADIERTIGFFPQLAKTGATVLWTRGRTVPDRVPFILNWFDELGFDLIWVSPPDVSYGVGAHRFTGRPEPLAAGVQIFDFVGSDVIRAADRAG; from the coding sequence GTGGTGGATTGGCACAGCTGGCATGACGACTATGACCGACCCGATTCGGCCCTGGCGCACCGTCTTCGCGCCGTGCAGGCGTTGATCCGCCAGGCGCTCGACGAGGCTCCGGCGGGTCCGCTGCATATCGTGAGCTTGTGCGCCGGTCAGGGCCGCGACCTGCTCGAGGTGCTCGCCGAGCATCCGCGGCGCGATGACGTCCGGGCGCGTCTGGTCGAGCTGGATCCCCGCAACGCGGCGGTTGCCGCCGAGGCGGTGGCCGAACACCGGTTGTCCGGAATCGAAGTGGTGACCGGCAACGCCGCGCTCACCGATCATTACCTCGACTTGGTTCCCGCCGACATCGTGGTCGCCTGCGGCATCTTCGGCAACATCACCGATGCTGACATCGAGCGGACCATCGGCTTCTTCCCTCAGCTGGCGAAAACCGGCGCCACCGTGCTGTGGACTCGCGGGCGTACCGTCCCGGATCGGGTTCCGTTTATTCTCAACTGGTTTGACGAACTTGGATTCGACCTCATCTGGGTGTCGCCACCGGATGTGAGCTACGGGGTCGGCGCTCATCGCTTCACGGGGCGACCGGAACCATTGGCCGCCGGGGTGCAGATCTTCGACTTCGTCGGCTCAGATGTGATCCGCGCCGCCGACCGCGCCGGCTGA